A window from bacterium encodes these proteins:
- a CDS encoding ATPase, T2SS/T4P/T4SS family: MQKKKEEITSSETGRKKLRLGEMLVERGIINYTQLNEALSVQKKRGDRLACILVELGLMKEDDIADFLSRELKIPRVKAKDLDKIELSVKNIIPENIMRRELTLPISKKDNTLVVALVDPLNVIAIDEIRSRTGCEIKTVVATEREIRNAIEKYYGKLISMDDLVKKMEHKKDEVEVIKEEVVIQEEDLSNLVKKGTEPSIVDLVNYILVDAIKSRASDIHIEPQEKSVRLRNRIDGVLYTIPSPPKRFQNAIISRIKIMAGMDIAEHRLPQDGRFKVRYEKRDIDFRVSVIPTAYGEKAVLRILDASNLCLELDELGFEPKVLPLYKKYIRAPHGIILVTGPTGCGKSTTLYSTLRTINSEDQNIVTIEDPIEYLLPGISQVQVRTEIGLDFTDGLRHFLRQDPDIIMVGEIRDREAAEVAINAALTGHLVFSTLHTNDAAGAVTRLLNMGIEPFLISSTILLSIAQRLVRKICPECKESYEASTQTLRSVGIKVEGDKKFPLYRGRGCDRCNNVGYKGRIGVYEVMIINDDIRQLILNREPAQTIKELAEEMGMISLRESALRKVIRGIITLEEMLRLTFEESIEYGTSVPTT, from the coding sequence ATGCAAAAAAAGAAAGAGGAAATTACTTCTTCAGAAACAGGAAGGAAAAAACTTAGACTTGGCGAAATGTTAGTTGAACGAGGAATTATTAATTATACCCAGCTTAATGAGGCGCTATCGGTCCAGAAGAAAAGAGGAGATAGATTGGCGTGTATCCTGGTAGAATTAGGTCTTATGAAGGAAGATGATATTGCAGATTTCCTTTCACGAGAATTAAAAATACCCAGAGTAAAGGCAAAAGATTTAGATAAAATTGAACTGAGCGTAAAAAATATTATACCCGAAAATATTATGCGACGGGAATTAACTCTACCAATAAGTAAAAAGGACAATACATTAGTTGTCGCTTTAGTTGACCCTCTAAATGTTATTGCCATTGACGAAATAAGGTCACGAACTGGGTGTGAAATTAAAACAGTTGTTGCCACGGAAAGAGAAATAAGAAATGCCATCGAAAAATATTATGGCAAACTTATCTCTATGGATGATTTGGTTAAAAAGATGGAGCATAAAAAAGATGAGGTAGAAGTAATTAAAGAAGAGGTAGTTATCCAGGAGGAAGATTTAAGTAACTTAGTAAAGAAAGGGACAGAACCATCCATTGTTGATTTAGTAAATTATATATTAGTCGATGCTATCAAATCAAGAGCATCAGATATACATATTGAACCACAAGAGAAGTCCGTTCGACTGCGTAATAGAATTGACGGCGTGTTATATACAATACCATCTCCACCTAAACGATTTCAAAATGCAATTATCTCAAGAATAAAAATTATGGCAGGAATGGATATTGCCGAGCATAGATTACCACAAGATGGTAGATTTAAAGTTCGGTATGAAAAAAGGGATATAGATTTCCGTGTATCAGTTATTCCAACGGCTTATGGAGAAAAAGCAGTTTTAAGAATCCTTGATGCTAGTAATCTGTGTTTAGAGTTAGATGAGTTAGGTTTTGAACCAAAGGTATTACCACTTTATAAAAAATATATCCGTGCACCTCATGGAATTATCCTGGTCACAGGACCAACAGGATGTGGGAAATCTACCACCCTTTATTCGACCTTAAGAACGATAAATTCAGAGGATCAAAATATAGTAACAATTGAAGACCCAATAGAATATCTTTTGCCAGGAATAAGTCAGGTTCAGGTCAGAACAGAAATAGGATTAGATTTTACAGATGGACTGCGGCATTTTTTACGGCAAGACCCTGATATTATTATGGTAGGTGAAATAAGAGACCGTGAGGCGGCAGAAGTAGCCATCAATGCCGCTTTAACTGGACATCTGGTATTTTCTACTTTGCATACTAATGATGCCGCAGGAGCAGTAACTCGATTACTTAATATGGGAATAGAGCCATTTTTAATCTCATCCACTATCTTGTTAAGTATTGCTCAACGATTAGTTCGAAAAATATGTCCAGAATGTAAAGAGTCTTATGAAGCATCCACGCAGACCTTGCGGAGTGTAGGAATTAAAGTTGAAGGAGATAAAAAATTTCCTTTATATCGCGGTAGAGGCTGTGATAGATGTAATAATGTTGGCTACAAAGGCAGAATTGGTGTATATGAAGTAATGATTATTAATGATGATATTCGCCAGCTTATTTTGAACCGTGAACCGGCACAAACAATTAAAGAATTAGCAGAAGAGATGGGAATGATTTCTTTAAGAGAATCGGCATTAAGAAAAGTAATCCGCGGAATAATCACTTTAGAAGAAATGTTAAGATTAACCTTTGAAGAAAGTATTGAATATGGAACCTCTGTTCCAACAACATAA